In the genome of Oncorhynchus mykiss isolate Arlee chromosome 18, USDA_OmykA_1.1, whole genome shotgun sequence, one region contains:
- the LOC110495849 gene encoding beta-galactoside alpha-2,6-sialyltransferase 2 encodes MTPTMKQWRQLVLVAMLAWLLIFLALLSHFLDPRDVELRLPSSLTHTETRRLASIQGSPSGIRASPLEVSSSSSPANQDPSHSRQGKQEALELNQNGEVVWNEVGDQEREEKIRRESLRRRRRRRKKRGGRDEYYLSQSKAVVQWLRRGIASAGMLAPHLQKSMRDYLHLNRHHVAYRGLRRGRQSRRDVLCELKEQARLRTLDGTEQPFSGLGWDRLVPPRPLEQLWGQGSRFKSCAVVTSAGAILNSSLGREIDSHEAVLRFNAAPTEGYENDVGNKTTIRIINSQILARPRHRFNTSSLYKGMTLVAWDPAPYSVDLLRWYGNPDYDLFTPYEERRRLHPTQPFYVLHPKFIWQLWDVIQGNTQENIQPNPPSSGFIGIVLMMSLCEEVHVYEYIPSLRQTDLCHYHEHHYDAACTLGAYHPLLFEKLLVQRMNSASQHDLKTKGKVTLSGFNAVNCGP; translated from the exons ATGACCCCAACCATGAAGCAGTGGAGGCAGCTGGTTCTGGTGGCGATGCTGGCCTGGCTCCTCATCTTCCTGGCCCTGCTCTCCCACTTCCTGGACCCCCGGGACGTGGAGCTCCGCTTGCCCTCCTCGCTCACCCACACCGAGACCCGCCGTCTGGCCTCCATCCAGGGCAGTCCATCGGGCATCAGGGCTTCTCCTCTCGAGGTgtcgtcctcctcttcccccGCCAACCAGGACCCCAGCCACAGCCGACAGGGAAAACAGGAGGCCCTGGAGCTGAACCAGAATGGTGAGGTGGTCTGGAATGAGGTGGGAGATCAGGAAAGGGAAGAGAAGATTAGGAGGGAGagcctgaggaggaggaggaggaggaggaagaagagagggggcagagacgAATACTACTTATCCCAGTCCAAGGCAGTGGTCCAGTGGCTCCGGAGGGGCATTGCCTCAGCGGGGATGCTTGCTCCACACCTGCAGAAGTCCATGAGGGACTACCTGCATCTCAACAGGCACCACGTGGCCTACAGGGGGCTGCGCAGGGGTAGGCAGAGCAGGAGGGATGTACTCTGTGAACTGAAGGAGCAGGCCAGGTTGAGGACACTGGACGGGACAGAGCAACCCTTCTCTGGCCTGGGCTGGGACAGGCTAGTGCCCCCACGACCTCTGGAGCAGCTTTGGGGCCAGGGGTCAAGGTTCAAGTCGTGTGCGGTGGTCACCTCGGCCGGGGCTATCCTCAACTCTTCCTTAGGGAGAGAAATTG ATTCCCATGAGGCTGTGCTTCGCTTCAACGCTGCTCCTACAGAGGGCTATGAGAATGACGTGGGCAACAAGACCACCATCCGCATCATTAACTCTCAG ATCCTGGCCCGGCCCAGACATCGCTTCAACACCAGCTCTTTGTATAAGGGTATGACACTGGTGGCCTGGGATCCTGCACCGTACTCTGTGGACCTGCTCAGG tgGTACGGGAACCCAGACTATGACCTGTTCACCCCGTACGAGGAACGGCGGCGGCTCCACCCCACACAACCGTTCTACGTCCTCCACCCTAAGTTCATCTGGCAGCTGTGGGACGTGATCCAGGGGAACACCCAGGAGAACATCCAGCCTAACCCCCCATCCTCTGGGTTCATAG GCATCGTCCTGATGATGTCGCTGTGCGAGGAGGTCCATGTCTATGAGTACATCCCCTCTCTGCGTCAGACAGACCTGTGCCACTACCACGAGCACCACTACGACGCCGCCTGCACCCTTGGGGCGTACCATCCCCTGCTCTTTGAGAAGCTACTGGTCCAGAGGATGAACAGCGCCTCGCAACACGACCTCAAAACCAAGGGCAAGGTCACGCTCTCTGGGTTCAACGCAGTCAACTGTGGGCCCTGA